A window of Brettanomyces nanus chromosome 2, complete sequence contains these coding sequences:
- the ELF1 gene encoding AAA ATPase Elf1 (EggNog:ENOG41~BUSCO:EOG09344N4B), with the protein MVMKKIKQKLDTQFTCLFCNHEKSVTCTMDKKSNVATLLCKVCGQSFQSPINSLSEPVDIYSDWVDACEAVAEEEAKLVENGKSLLDAGDGDVDGDEDEDVKAKDEDDY; encoded by the exons ATGGTAA tgaagaaaataaagCAGAAGCTGGACACCCAGTTTACCTGTCTCTTCTGCAATCATGAAAAGTCAGTCACGTGCACAATGGATAAGAAGTCCAATGTGGCCACATTGCTCTGTAAGGTGTGCGGGCAGTCGTTTCAGAGTCCTATAAATTCACTTTCCGAACCCGTCGATATTTATTCCGACTGGGTCGATGCCTGTGAGGCTGTGGCTGAGGAAGAGGCCAAGTTGGTTGAGAATGGAAAGAGTCTGTTAGATGCTGGTGATGGAGACGTAGACGgtgacgaagatgaagacgtCAAGGCAAAGGACGAGGATGACTACTGA
- a CDS encoding uncharacterized protein (BUSCO:EOG09340K3W) — MTVSIDAAYYDPFLVFKNTLEDQFVKRIRINTLRWKFQPTDPVRTIDNVELNYVQDTKAENTFVHFIFVTCSSVDEYRSKVRPVIRQWLNNVKSIQPMSMYYIILYQNVSLISTTDKFLKTSLLTKIRTDFADDQLTIENAFKIKSTYSDSGVETEVWNSILNAVRLGLMDSISSKLRYFQSLDPPLLGLRKSADLFKQIGQYDDSLRCYHNLMRRLGIIDEGRDGFESYDYSSCLLSNRESPQLVSSPSKFQLKCYIFKEIQFILTEDSIKSSGIYMRNMASLTSSLLELVNSVYDCYKKSEFGIVMAQDFFANRRLQLLLEKKEDDVPDQLYELLGDLKLLERDQFINLGASKGYRMPGSMAEVGLSEKDDDYTVRDIELRALLSDDKTFKDHVLKITEEVIKLYSESQYKANTVDTVSTEMALMIYYGFHDYEASLEVLNNSFRYFKNSGWNIIAFNLLKVYIENLEKLKDKDDVVSYLLNSYLEMVSMGNKCELNRFTTLLNELVDPLSIENDELFDIKVDPHVCCGDKTDQYVINVKLASKLVDIEVDNAILYLENEDGDPVEFVIGTFILKNGQNQLKLSSKQLFCVDLKAVRLKVQIGQLELLANVSESIRLYQIQSYVNSDNQIVNNTLIDVRVPSLRRLNKDELLLSANVGDKGFNGCEFVFRKTDSDRLVPDAKYRLTNENGELVDFKILEDDDRIIFKVEQIVESHAKLWAFVPYFFPPDVSDIKLFIDFSFKFGDGYSRRIQKKLDTTLEIAVSVQDIFRSSKLFSNYTINSVMVENPVRIQQVNLSPLNEEGHTIVQTWLSPKNIVAYIDQGSTFFYRLEELKDESLDLIIDYDDLHSEIVESLNQCYYSYLASLKSPLLMYFHLVSTMIFEKLTFKLNLYGLNGEMELIDYDISNFMETLKQVNFRDLPALIESITSLLSQFTEETKELCDSVLNGARRTLVINVTLPVVNVVDTVEFKFEKQLQYLVCEPINMMLSFDVFVVQFADKSKKKVRFKTESDKPKQISLKLGFTDYEQNWLIAGCKDFTAQFNLDGRQAGHKARRILECKLTLIPLRVGKLELPKVEIQNLTDYKVEMELDYKNSSESLLVVSELNKVVQSF; from the coding sequence ATGACAGTTTCCATTGATGCAGCTTATTATGATCCCTTTCTCGTTTTTAAAAATACCCTCGAAGATCAGTTCGTCAAACGAATACGAATTAACACTCTTCGATGGAAGTTCCAGCCAACAGATCCAGTTCGTACTATAGACAACGTCGAGTTGAATTACGTACAGGATACAAAGGCTGAAAATACGTTTGTTCATTTCATTTTTGTAACGTGTTCCAGCGTCGACGAATACAGATCTAAGGTGAGACCTGTTATTAGACAGTGGCTTAACAATGTCAAATCCATTCAACCCATGTCCATGTATTACATCATTCTTTACCAGAACGTGTCTCTAATATCAACTACGGACAAGTTTCTCAAAACAAGTCTTTTGACCAAGATACGAACGGATTTTGCTGATGATCAGTTGACCATTGAAAACGCTTTCAAGATCAAGTCGACTTATTCTGACTCTGGTGTGGAAACAGAAGTGTGGAACTCGATTTTGAATGCTGTCAGACTTGGATTGATGGACTCCATCTCATCTAAACTCCGATATTTTCAATCTTTGGATCCTCCGTTACTGGGATTACGTAAGAGTGCCGATCTTTTCAAGCAAATAGGTCAGTACGACGACTCTTTGAGATGTTACCATAATTTAATGAGGCGTTTAGGTATCATTGACGAGGGTAGAGATGGCTTTGAGAGTTACGATTATAGCTCCTGTCTTTTATCCAATAGAGAGTCACCACAACTGGTCTCTTCACCTTCCAAATTTCAGTTGAAATGTTACATCTTTAAAGAGATTCAGTTTATACTTACAGAAGACTCAATCAAGTCTTCTGGCATCTATATGAGAAATATGGCTTCTTTGACATCTTCCTTACTTGAATTAGTCAACTCTGTTTATGATTGTTACAAGAAATCCGAGTTTGGTATTGTGATGGCTCAAGATTTCTTTGCCAATAGGAGGCTTCAACTTCTactagagaagaaagaagacgatgTTCCTGATCAGTTGTACGAACTTCTTGGAGATCTTAAGCTTCTGGAACGAGAtcaattcatcaatcttggaGCCAGTAAAGGTTATCGTATGCCTGGAAGTATGGCAGAAGTTGGTCTGAGTGAAAAGGATGACGACTACACCGTTAGGGACATTGAATTGAGAGCTTTATTGAGCGATGATAAGACTTTCAAAGATCATGTGCTCAAAATTACTGAAGAGGTAATCAAGTTGTATTCAGAGTCCCAGTATAAAGCTAATACTGTCGATACGGTATCCACAGAGATGGCCTTGATGATATATTATGGATTTCACGACTATGAAGCATCATTGGAAGTTCTCAATAACTCATTTCGATACTTTAAGAACTCAGGCTGGAATATTATTGCTTTcaatttgttgaaggttTATATTGAAAACTTGGAGAAGCTCAAGGATAAAGATGATGTTGTTTCGTATCTTCTCAACTCCTATTTGGAGATGGTCTCTATGGGAAACAAATGCGAGCTTAATCGATTTACGACTCTTTTAAATGAACTTGTGGATCCTCTTTCCATAGAGAATGATGAGTTGTTTGACATTAAAGTGGATCCTCATGTTTGTTGCGGTGACAAAACTGATCAGTATGTTATTAACGTTAAATTAGCAAGTAAGTTGGTCGacattgaagttgataatGCGATACTTTACTTGGAGAATGAAGACGGTGATCCGGTAGAATTTGTTATAGGGACTTTTATCCTCAAAAATGGTCAGAATCAACTGAAATTATCGTCTAAGCAATTGTTTTGTGTTGACCTTAAGGCAGTTAGATTGAAAGTTCAGATAGGACAACTCGAACTATTGGCAAATGTATCTGAGTCCATAAGGCTCTATCAGATACAATCGTATGTGAATTCCGACAATCAAATTGTCAATAATACACTTATAGATGTGCGAGTTCCATCGTTGAGAAGACTTAATAAGGATGAATTGTTGTTGAGTGCAAACGTTGGAGATAAGGGCTTCAATGGATGCGAGTTTGTATTCAGGAAAACAGATTCTGATAGACTTGTACCTGATGCCAAGTATCGACTCACAAATGAGAACGGAGAGTTGGTGGACTTTAAGATCTTGGAAGATGACGACagaatcattttcaaagtggAACAAATTGTCGAAAGTCATGCTAAATTATGGGCATTTGTTCCTTACTTTTTCCCGCCAGATGTGTCCGATATCAAGTTATTCATTGACTTCAGCTTTAAGTTTGGCGATGGATATAGCAGACGgattcagaagaagttggataCAACGCTTGAAATCGCCGTCTCTGTACAGGATATCTTTCGGTCTTCGAAGCTCTTTTCTAATTACACCATCAATTCGGTGATGGTGGAGAATCCGGTGAGAATTCAGCAGGTTAATCTCTCACCACTAAATGAAGAGGGTCACACAATAGTGCAAACCTGGCTATCTCCTAAGAACATTGTGGCGTATATTGATCAGGGATCAACGTTCTTCTATCGActagaagagttgaaggatgAATCGCTGGACCTCATTATTGACTACGATGACCTTCACAGTGAAATTGTAGAATCTTTGAACCAGTGTTATTACAGCTATTTGGCGTCTTTGAAGTCTCCTCTACTCATGTATTTCCATCTTGTGAGCACTATGatctttgagaagttgacGTTCAAACTCAATCTATACGGTCTGAATGGGGAGATGGAGCTTATCGACTATGATATATCGAATTTCATGGAAACTCTTAAGCAGGTGAACTTTCGAGATCTTCCAGCATTAATAGAGTCGATAACTAGTTTATTAAGTCAGTTCACAGAAGAGACCAAAGAGTTATGTGACTCTGTATTGAATGGTGCTCGACGTACTTTGGTTATAAATGTGACGTTACCGGTTGTGAACGTCGTTGATACGGTAGaattcaaatttgagaAACAGCTGCAGTATTTGGTATGCGAACCAATCAATATGATGCTCAGTTTTGACGTTTTTGTCGTGCAATTTGCGGAtaaatcaaagaaaaaggtgagGTTCAAGACGGAATCTGATAAGCCTAAACAGATCTCTCTGAAACTTGGGTTCACTGACTATGAGCAAAACTGGCTCATTGCGGGTTGCAAAGATTTCACTGCCCAGTTCAATCTGGATGGACGACAGGCCGGTCATAAGGCCAGACGAATTTTGGAGTGTAAACTCACGTTGATTCCGCTGAGAGTAGGCAAATTGGAATTGCCTAAGGTTGAAATTCAGAACTTGACTGACTACAAGGTGGAGATGGAGTTGGATTACAAAAACAGCTCTGAGAGTTTGTTGGTCGTTTCTGAGCTTAATAAAGTCGTTCAATCGTTTTAA
- a CDS encoding uncharacterized protein (BUSCO:EOG09342RCF), with protein MGKIILLKNKTVPEDPYDLIFKEHGYQPLFLPLLKHTSVNEGAILEFIKSEEFLTEYKALIITSQRCIETLDTILRILREEGFDKLDGILNKPSYTVGPATSQVLKRLGFTNIRGGDKAGNGSILSDLIIDDLLLEADRTKKVLFLTGEIHKDVIPRKLRLANFSMKELISYRTEPLEDIASRYLRILDGVNFREDNWIVFFSPQGTQNIVEYLKEHRGNFKVASIGPTTEIYLENNQMKAEVVSRKPNATELVRSIEE; from the coding sequence ATGGGTAAAATCattttgttgaagaataaaacCGTACCTGAAGATCCATATGATCTTATATTTAAAGAACATGGATACCAGCCATTATTTCTTCCACTATTAAAGCACACCTCAGTTAATGAAGGTGCCATATTGGAGTTCATCAAATCCGAGGAGTTTCTTACAGAATACAAGGCTCTTATCATTACATCACAGAGATGCATAGAGACGTTGGACACAATTTTACGAATTTTGAGGGAGGAGGGTTTTGACAAACTAGATGGTATACTAAACAAGCCTTCATATACGGTAGGTCCGGCTACCTCGCAGGTATTGAAAAGACTGGGTTTCACAAATATTAGAGGAGGAGATAAAGCTGGAAATGGATCTATCTTGTCTGATTTAATTATAGATGACCTGTTACTTGAAGCAGATCGTACAAAAAAGGTGTTGTTTCTTACCGGTGAGATACATAAGGACGTAATTCCTAGGAAGTTAAGGCTGGCCAACTTTTCGATGAAGGAACTGATTTCCTACCGAACAGAACCTTTAGAGGATATAGCGAGTAGATATTTACGGATTTTGGATGGAGTCAACTTTCGGGAAGATAACTGGATAGTTTTTTTTAGTCCCCAGGGTACTCAAAATATTGTAGAGTATCTTAAAGAGCATCGCGGTAACTTCAAGGTTGCCTCTATTGGTCCTACCACCGAAATATACCTAGAGAACAACCAGATGAAGGCAGAGGTGGTGAGCAGGAAGCCAAATGCTACAGAATTGGTAAGATCCATCGAAGAATAG
- a CDS encoding uncharacterized protein (EggNog:ENOG41): MPSLPYSTNSSSVGGLGSVFKSLSKTFRSTTSGSSTKAKRSLPIAVNPTVVGNSLIKRDQLQHTLQSGSFNEKIAVIKQLRDSLNDVNVSSIPEIWYMVNSGIAKDVNSVLRKETLLLLKVCISLSDDATPTKFLFYKDIVLNFQLSTDDLIDPYFSLFIDCLIELTSDGKEVYDLFLYAKCPFQDYIVKILGRISGEQDESAKEKVVSFVDSCLKLNFDLFDTSVLHQVLSQLLKMTFSTKTVDTLKSCLKLIDTYVIYGYTPPNCLAIIVTLLSSARMVDDNEVKELSLSVFGDLLKDTKVSYLAMEATCDIIQSKLGEKREPSSQDTRCIVGCIRFLEFTLFHYDEESTLGNSITKFLDTSANYVMNSLIAAADYHDMVISIEVLKLVLKLLELPIIRKHNFSLSKRTVLWRLLHVLSLQSQVNSNSHYNQNMVELFNKLQNLNTNSVYVSKTVQFLEVNSSILHEYNVNYVLKYYSENLLCVYTAPDWEDNCHHLVETYYHICPEDTFSVIKEGLINSLCITDSSEVVSIYVDLLCNECVIKRSRETVIEDSIVKSLVEVLCGLDSHLDLFKQTMETIFVELDRKESLNNCQLAKTCVLLLVKLTQSIQNSERANYLLPRMLSMAVQALESSRWDVFLVFARLFVAMRSNDGEFVYFVAVKNIYGLCDTLGRNMELIVDPNRRDQLKSSALWVYPEKSLMYFPLNELQKCSRKCLRRDTHLVVEWCTICLNVLERFYHWEVYSFVLSHLCPQMADYGLFGHDADVCITKIVKVICRQTQLKFPDNFEIADKSLSKGDIQVAFIRTLSAITCYKSILSRADEDQLINSVIFALQSWNKTGIPCLHFLYIATYEFPESIKKFLNGILTTLQTRISSPLTSSLILDFLLSLADLPNLISNFTIDEFKRVFGIAFKFIQYSNDALDNKKVTSLNYDDLAMDKSPSTQNFEITKQLVMYITALSYNLISSWFLKMNFDQRRRLASYIIMGLLANSKHELRDLAYVEFITRSTFAQVAMRSTVLVDNETVGDMYTNRAWIYGNGIISISTHKITGESEVIIRKATTVDKFKVRLHEELFPDYVLRQISNPSREAEKLVTYNPLIFTPSFLLTQLIYPTQEEKPVLKPIPLDIESSVIKRSVSILDRIPLVNFFKIGIMYAGTGQTGEDDILTNEFGSIEYHEFLADLGNLIMLRDCKKHYVGGLDTVNDIDGKLTVHYETENTQMCFHVATMMPNRDDDPHHDNKKRHIGNDYVNIYWNDSGLSFDSFEKLSSQFSFINIVIRPLNGSNFFSVKSYRKNGIPGIFATTHFKLVSKQNLSKMVRNLCSISAQFSDVWSDPNWEFSWGRRLSQLKSIAAKNRKLMAQSDGFFEQFETMGKDENVIYDRLEINSFT; the protein is encoded by the coding sequence ATGCCTTCTTTGCCTTATTCGACTAATTCAAGCTCAGTTGGTGGATTGGGAAGTGTGTTTAAGTCCCTATCTAAGACTTTTCGATCAACTACTTCGGGATCTTCAACTAAAGCTAAAAGATCGCTTCCCATCGCTGTCAATCCTACAGTCGTGGGTAATTCCCTTATAAAGCGTGATCAACTACAACATACTTTGCAAAGTGGATCATTCAATGAGAAGATTGCAGTTATTAAGCAGCTTCGAGACTCGCTTAATGACGTCAATGTCTCTTCTATTCCGGAAATATGGTACATGGTCAACTCTGGAATAGCAAAAGACGTCAATTCTGTACTCAGAAAGGAGACTTTACTGCTATTGAAGGTTTGTATATCGTTAAGTGATGATGCTACACCTACAAAATTCTTGTTCTACAAAGATATCGTGCTTAATTTCCAGCTATCTACGGatgatttgattgatcCATACTTCTCATTATTTATAGACTGTCTCATAGAGCTTACCTCAGACGGTAAGGAAGTCTACGATCTATTTTTATACGCTAAGTGTCCATTTCAGGATTATATAGTGAAGATCTTAGGCCGGATCTCCGGAGAACAGGACGAATCGGCGAAGGAAAAAGTGGTATCCTTCGTAGATAGCTGTCTGAAGCTCAACTTCGATTTGTTTGACACTTCAGTGCTTCATCAGGTTCTTTCTCAGCTTTTAAAAATGACCTTCTCAACCAAAACAGtggatactttgaagtCCTGTCTCAAACTTATAGACACTTACGTTATATATGGCTATACTCCTCCTAATTGTCTTGCGATCATTGTGACTCTACTTTCCTCGGCAAGAATGGTCGACGATAATGAGGTAAAGGAGCTCTCACTATCGGTGTTTGGAGatcttttgaaggatacAAAGGTTTCGTATCTTGCTATGGAGGCGACTTGTGATATAATACAATCAAAACTAGGCGAGAAACGCGAGCCTTCATCTCAGGACACCCGATGTATCGTGGGTTGCATCCGGTTTCTTGAGTTTACTTTGTTTCACTACGATGAAGAGAGTACTCTCGGTAACTCTATCACCAAATTTTTGGACACTTCTGCCAATTACGTTATGAACTCGCTCATAGCTGCTGCTGACTACCACGATATGGTCATCTCTATTGAAGTTTTGAAGCTGGTTCTTAAGCTTTTGGAGTTGCCTATCATCAGAAAACAcaatttttctctttccaaacGTACTGTACTCTGGAGGTTACTTCATGTGCTCAGTTTACAGTCTCAGGTTAATAGTAACTCTCATTACAACCAGAATATGGTCgaactcttcaacaaaCTTCAGAATCTAAATACGAACAGTGTCTATGTTTCCAAAACTGTCCAGTTCTTGGAGGTCAACTCATCTATTCTTCATGAGTACAACGTCAACTACGTGCTAAAGTATTACTCTGAGAACCTTTTATGTGTATATACTGCGCCTGACTGGGAAGATAACTGTCATCATTTGGTCGAGACTTACTATCATATCTGTCCAGAAGATACCTTTAGCGTGATAAAGGAGGGGTTGATTAACTCTCTATGTATCacagattcttcagaggTGGTAAGCATTTATGTCGATCTTCTTTGCAATGAATGTGttatcaaaagaagcaggGAAACGGTTATTGAGGACTCGATTGTGAAGTCGTTAGTAGAGGTGCTTTGTGGCTTAGATTCACATttggatctcttcaaacaGACTATGGAGACGATTTTTGTGGAACTTGATCGAAAGGAAAGTTTAAACAACTGTCAATTGGCAAAGACTTGCGTTCTACTTCTTGTAAAGTTGACTCAAAGTATTCAGAATTCTGAGAGAGCCAACTACCTTCTACCCAGAATGCTCTCTATGGCAGTTCAAGCTTTGGAATCCAGCCGTTGGGACGTTTTCTTGGTGTTCGCAAGACTATTTGTGGCTATGAGATCCAACGATGGTGAATTTGTCTATTTTGTTGCTGTGAAGAACATTTACGGACTCTGTGACACGTTGGGCAGAAACATGGAGTTGATCGTGGATCCCAATCGGAGAGATCAGCTCAAATCCTCGGCATTATGGGTTTATCCGGAAAAGAGTCTAATGTATTTCCCGTTGAATGAACTACAGAAATGCAGCAGGAAGTGTTTGCGAAGAGATACACATCTGGTAGTTGAATGGTGCACTATCTGTCTCAACGTTCTTGAGAGGTTCTATCATTGGGAGGTTTATTCATTTGTACTCTCTCATTTGTGTCCTCAGATGGCGGATTATGGTCTTTTTGGTCACGATGCAGATGTCTGTATCACTAAAATTGTGAAGGTTATATGTCGACAGACCCAACTCAAGTTCCCAGACAATTTTGAGATTGCAGACAAAAGCCTCAGTAAGGGTGACATTCAAGTGGCATTTATCCGTACTCTCTCTGCCATTACCTGTTACAAATCGATTTTGAGTCGGGCTGATGAGGATCAGCTCATTAACTCTGTAATATTTGCACTCCAGTCGTGGAATAAGACTGGTATTCCATGTCTTCATTTCTTATACATCGCCACCTATGAGTTCCCAGAATCAATCAAGAAGTTCCTCAATGGTATCCTTACAACTCTTCAGACTAGGATTTCCAGTCCGTTGACATCGAGCTTGATTTTGGACTTTCTTTTGAGTTTGGCTGATTTGCCTAACCTAATATCCAATTTCACCATCGATGAGTTTAAGCGGGTGTTTGGAATTGCGTTCAAGTTCATTCAATACTCAAACGATGCCCTTGACAATAAGAAAGTGACCAGTTTGaactatgatgatttggctATGGATAAGAGCCCATCAACGCAGAACTTTGAGATCACCAAGCAGTTGGTCATGTACATTACAGCTCTTTCGTACAACCTCATCTCGAGTtggttcttgaagatgaacttCGACCAGCGCAGAAGGCTTGCTTCTTATATAATCATGGGTCTTTTGGCAAACAGCAAACATGAGCTGAGGGATTTGGCCTACGTTGAGTTCATCACACGTTCCACGTTTGCTCAAGTGGCAATGAGAAGTACCGTTCTTGTTGATAATGAAACTGTTGGCGATATGTACACCAACCGCGCGTGGATCTATGGTAATGGAATCATTTCTATCAGTACCCATAAGATCACTGGAGAGTCTGAGGTGATTATCAGGAAAGCCACTACTGTTGACAAATTCAAAGTGAGACTTCACGAAGAGTTGTTTCCTGATTATGTTTTAAGACAAATAAGTAATCCATCTAGAGAGGCTGAGAAACTCGTTACGTATAATCCTTTGATCTTCACGCCTTCATTTTTGCTTACACAGTTGATATATCCGACGCAGGAGGAAAAGCCAGTGCTAAAGCCGATTCCTTTGGACATAGAATCATCTGTGATCAAGCGCTCAGTTTCTATTCTGGACAGAATCCCGCTtgtcaacttcttcaagattgGTATTATGTACGCTGGAACCGGACAGACTGGTGAGGATGATATTCTAACCAATGAGTTTGGTTCCATCGAATATCACGAGTTCTTGGCCGATTTGGGTAACTTGATCATGCTTCGTGACTGTAAGAAGCATTACGTTGGAGGTCTAGATACCGTGaatgatattgatggtAAACTTACGGTCCATTATGAGACTGAAAATACTCAAATGTGCTTCCATGTGGCTACTATGATGCCCAACAGAGACGATGATCCCCATCATGACAACAAAAAGCGGCATATCGGCAACGATTACGTCAATATCTATTGGAATGATTCTGGTTTGTCATTTGACTCATTCGAAAAGTTGTCCTCCCAATTCagtttcatcaatattGTCATCAGACCACTGAATGGATCTAACTTTTTCTCTGTGAAGTCCTACAGAAAGAATGGTATTCCCGGTATCTTTGCAACCACGCATTTTAAATTGGTATCTAAGCAGAATTTGTCGAAAATGGTGAGGAATTTATGTAGTATCTCCGCTCAGTTTAGTGACGTTTGGAGCGATCCCAACTGGGAGTTTAGCTGgggaagaagattgagtCAGCTTAAATCCATTGCTGCCAAAAACAGGAAACTTATGGCGCAATCAGATGGATTTTTCGAGCAGTTCGAGACGATGGGAAAGGATGAAAACGTTATCTATGACAGACTAGAGATTAATTCTTTTACTTAA
- a CDS encoding uncharacterized protein (BUSCO:EOG09342YU9) has product MFDITSIARPNILTLEPYRCARDDFQEGILLDANENTYGPSFTEFSVREKELELNRYPDPHQIPLKKRLCGFRNSEACNPQSIIKPEIGRDVKAELLTPANVCLSVGSDGGIDLLIRCFCKPGVEKVLVCPPTYPMYDTCCAVNDVEMMVEPLDLNTFQIKPDRIISRLKDDPSIKLVFITSPGNPTATMIKHDLIFQVIDAVEKMSWNGLIVVDEAYIDFCPIGSSMSVLVNKHKNLVVLQTFSKSFALAGIRLGVTYSTAEVSMLLNTTRDPYCLNKGASHAAMKATSKKALDLMKATCQKINEQRSLVSKAFSKIPGIGKNIGGEDANFILVQVLNKDGVPDNKMAYQLYWKLATERKVVVRYRGEELACTGCLRVTIGTPEENVKLLEDLESVLREGF; this is encoded by the coding sequence ATGTTCGATATTACCAGTATCGCCAGACCTAATATTCTCACGTTGGAGCCATACAGATGTGCTAGAGATGATTTCCAGGAAGGTATTCTTTTAGATGCTAACGAAAACACCTATGGTCCTTCTTTCACCGAGTTCTCGGTGAGAGAGAAGGAGTTGGAGCTTAACAGGTATCCTGACCCTCATCAAATTccattgaaaaaaagactTTGTGGGTTCAGAAACTCAGAAGCTTGTAATCCCCAAAGCATTATCAAACCGGAAATAGGGCGTGACGTAAAAGCTGAACTATTGACCCCAGCCAATGTTTGCCTTAGTGTTGGTTCTGATGGTGGAATTGATCTACTTATCAGATGCTTCTGTAAGCcaggagttgaaaaagttttAGTATGTCCTCCCACTTATCCAATGTATGACACGTGTTGTGCTGTTAACGATGTTGAAATGATGGTCGAGCCCTTAGACCTCAATACTTTTCAAATTAAACCTGATAGAATTATCAGCAGGCTCAAAGATGACCCTTCCATTAAGTTGGTTTTCATCACATCTCCTGGCAATCCTACTGCCACTATGATCAAACACGACTTGATATTTCAGGTTATCGATGCCGTTGAAAAGATGTCCTGGAACGGTTTAATCGTTGTTGACGAAGCATACATCGACTTTTGTCCTATTGGCTCTTCTATGTCTGTTCTTGTCAACAAGCATAAGAATTTGGTGGTGCTCCAAaccttctccaaatcctttGCCCTAGCAGGTATCAGACTTGGTGTTACTTACTCTACTGCCGAGGTTTCTATGCTTTTGAACACGACTAGGGATCCTTATTGTTTGAATAAGGGAGCTTCTCATGCAGCAATGAAGGCCACCTCTAAGAAGGCCTTGGATCTAATGAAGGCAACGTGCCAGAAAATAAATGAACAAAGGTCCCTCGTTTCAAAAGCTTTCTCTAAGATTCCGGGTATAGGGAAAAATATTGGTGGAGAGGATGCAAATTTCATTTTGGTTCAAGTGTTGAATAAGGACGGTGTTCCTGATAATAAAATGGCATATCAACTCTATTGGAAGTTGGCTACTGAAAGAAAGGTTGTTGTCAGATACAGGGGAGAGGAGCTAGCCTGTACTGGTTGTCTTAGAGTTACTATTGGTACACCAGAAGAGAATGTAAAActtttggaagatttggagAGCGTTCTAAGAGAGGGTTTTTAA
- a CDS encoding uncharacterized protein (BUSCO:EOG093429BS): MLLGESVFSSISAASSNDLLVSSVATATAAANNKALVDDPLEDLFRSAFGESSNQNEQHLEVEPRASSVPSASIAGTLSPLEVHASVMDSIFDPSTALSSNSPMLELTSEMPTWEPLFQQSSDQNDQQIGADTDAELLALLGEPASVSTSASPASVKSEPVDYVGTETRSKSVPGKRSHSDPSVSSPSHPDSSAKKTKLDKFGCVAYTRKQRNIPLSPVVPQGHDLTSLKRAKNTEAARRSRARKMKRMVQLEDKCENLVKENENLRAEVENLKQQLLQQQQPSFTLNP; this comes from the coding sequence ATGTTACTAGGTGAATCTGTTTTTAGCAGTATTTCTGCTGCCTCTTCCAACGACCTCTTGGTGTCGTCTGTTGCCACTGCCactgctgctgccaatAATAAGGCTTTAGTTGACGATCCTTTAGAGGATTTGTTCCGCTCAGCATTCGGAGAGTCATCAAACCAGAATGAACAGCATCTTGAGGTTGAACCTCGTGCTAGTTCTGTTCCTTCTGCTTCCATTGCAGGTACTTTGTCTCCATTAGAAGTACACGCATCGGTCATGGATTCTATCTTTGATCCTTCCACTGCATTGTCCTCAAACTCTCCAATGCTTGAGCTCACCTCTGAAATGCCTACCTGGGAACCTTTATTCCAACAATCTTCAGACCAGAATGACCAGCAAATTGGTGCTGATACTGATGCAGAGCTACTTGCCCTATTAGGTGAGCCAGCTTCTGTTTCAACTTCAGCCTCCCCTGCATCTGTCAAGTCCGAACCGGTTGATTATGTTGGAACTGAGACCAGATCTAAGTCTGTTCCAGGTAAGAGATCACACTCAGACCCTTCAgtttcttcaccttctcaCCCTGATTCTAGCGCTAAGAAGACCAAGCTGGACAAGTTTGGATGTGTTGCTTACACCAGAAAGCAGAGAAATATTCCTCTTTCCCCAGTTGTTCCTCAAGGCCATGACCTAACCTCTCTGAAGAGAGCTAAGAACACTGAGGCTGCAAGGAGATCTCGTGCtagaaagatgaagagaatggtTCAGTTAGAGGATAAGTGTGAGAATCTTGTTAAAGAGAACGAGAATTTGAGAGCAGAGGTTGAAAACTTAAAGCAACAACTTCtacagcagcaacagccgTCGTTTACTTTGAATCCTTAG